The Abyssicoccus albus genome includes a region encoding these proteins:
- a CDS encoding GNAT family N-acetyltransferase, with the protein MITFEKIDNDAKVYSENARYIHYHTPDQLIKYYANYYDYKVMPTIDEFKEDVTTQQQFHERHGQEHLLFIFPENEQLDEVLIEYGKSIGCQLEHMELYRLKSPRQLRQNEKVQCEIVKEEGKAFDDFLAVCSIAEREFGDEFVELKKKTHLRDLYDERIIQIVGYLEGKAVGKIEAIVGEGTIEIDDFYVLDSARRQGVGSKLQEAVYEQRGGREVILIADGNDTAREMYVKQGYEKVSERWEMLRSEK; encoded by the coding sequence ATGATCACATTTGAAAAAATTGATAACGATGCGAAAGTTTATTCAGAAAACGCACGATATATTCACTATCACACACCAGATCAATTGATTAAGTATTACGCGAATTACTATGACTATAAAGTCATGCCGACGATAGATGAATTTAAAGAAGATGTAACGACTCAACAACAGTTTCACGAACGTCACGGTCAAGAGCATTTACTGTTTATTTTTCCAGAGAATGAACAGTTAGATGAAGTATTGATCGAATATGGAAAAAGTATAGGGTGTCAGTTAGAGCATATGGAGTTATACCGACTGAAATCACCAAGACAGTTGAGACAGAATGAGAAAGTTCAATGTGAAATTGTGAAAGAAGAAGGCAAAGCATTCGATGATTTCTTAGCAGTCTGTTCAATTGCAGAACGTGAATTTGGTGATGAATTTGTCGAGTTGAAGAAGAAAACGCATTTACGAGATTTGTATGATGAGCGCATTATTCAAATTGTAGGTTATCTTGAAGGAAAGGCAGTCGGAAAAATTGAAGCGATTGTCGGAGAAGGAACGATAGAGATCGATGATTTCTATGTATTGGACTCAGCACGACGACAAGGTGTTGGTAGTAAGTTGCAAGAAGCGGTATATGAGCAACGTGGTGGAAGAGAAGTGATTCTCATTGCAGATGGAAATGATACCGCAAGAGAGATGTATGTCAAACAAGGTTATGAGAAAGTCAGTGAACGGTGGGAGATGTTGAGATCAGAAAAATAA
- a CDS encoding DoxX family protein: MHKHVVNGYVANDIIKSSLPKVKNDDGMATQFKEGFNLSRNMMKIAGYFELIGSVLLILSIFNKKFARLGALMINVIMGGAIYHHLKAGHGVKSTQSAMKYFLLNLITIIDSFKK, translated from the coding sequence ATGCATAAACATGTAGTCAACGGTTACGTCGCCAATGACATTATTAAAAGTAGTTTACCAAAAGTAAAAAATGACGATGGGATGGCGACTCAATTTAAAGAAGGGTTTAACTTATCTCGCAACATGATGAAAATTGCTGGATATTTCGAACTCATTGGTTCTGTATTACTGATCTTATCCATTTTCAATAAAAAGTTCGCCCGTCTTGGTGCGCTTATGATTAATGTCATTATGGGTGGTGCGATTTATCATCACTTAAAAGCAGGTCATGGTGTGAAATCAACTCAAAGCGCGATGAAGTATTTCTTATTGAACTTAATTACAATCATTGATTCATTCAAGAAATAA
- a CDS encoding thioredoxin family protein: protein MEQIKDYDTLSKRIADGKFVLYVMAHGCTVCHADLPKVEALLERYDVDHAKIMINEIPEAAGQLSLYASPVVILFDRGREFHRQARIINFEELEYRMEQFVG, encoded by the coding sequence ATGGAACAGATTAAAGATTATGACACATTATCAAAACGAATCGCTGATGGGAAGTTTGTCTTATATGTCATGGCACACGGATGTACAGTATGTCATGCAGATTTACCAAAGGTAGAAGCGTTGTTAGAACGATATGACGTAGACCATGCCAAAATAATGATTAACGAAATACCAGAAGCCGCAGGACAATTATCATTGTACGCATCTCCTGTTGTCATTTTATTCGATAGAGGTCGAGAGTTTCACCGACAAGCACGGATTATTAATTTTGAAGAACTAGAATATCGAATGGAGCAGTTTGTCGGGTGA
- a CDS encoding MOSC domain-containing protein — MGDEVADKVHHGGIDKAIFCYPYEHYAKWRDELQLEIDAGGFGENLCVLHMNETNVCIGDKYRIGEVTVEVSQPRKPCWKPARKYQTLELSKLTEDNGRTGWYFRVLKTGEIKNDDIIELIDRPNPDWSIARCNEVLNHSKNHEDAKTLVAMDQLAFAWKKSLTKMIEGHSENKNPRLYGPNVE; from the coding sequence GTGGGTGATGAGGTTGCGGATAAAGTCCATCATGGTGGAATTGACAAAGCGATATTTTGTTATCCATACGAGCATTATGCGAAGTGGCGTGATGAATTACAGTTAGAAATAGATGCCGGTGGATTTGGAGAGAATTTGTGCGTATTACATATGAATGAAACGAATGTGTGTATCGGGGATAAATACCGAATTGGTGAAGTGACGGTTGAAGTATCGCAACCACGCAAACCGTGTTGGAAACCGGCTAGAAAATATCAGACTTTAGAGTTATCAAAGTTGACCGAAGACAATGGTCGAACAGGGTGGTATTTCCGTGTGCTTAAAACAGGTGAAATAAAAAATGATGATATCATTGAGTTAATCGATCGACCAAATCCAGATTGGTCTATTGCACGATGCAATGAAGTGCTCAATCATTCTAAGAATCACGAGGATGCGAAGACTTTAGTAGCGATGGATCAGCTCGCTTTTGCGTGGAAAAAATCGCTAACGAAAATGATAGAAGGTCATTCAGAAAATAAAAATCCTAGATTGTATGGACCGAATGTAGAGTGA
- a CDS encoding aminoacyltransferase → MKFCELTVKEYDGFVNNHLSHYTQMGRHYMYRVNHDMEVYLVGVKKDGEVIAASLINSAHIMRFFKFFYLQRGPVMDYQDESVVQCFYDGLTAFAKEKKAVYVLSDPYIVHQVRDHDGNILESKNTNQFLQQMKSLGYHHQGFHVGYSMKYQARWLSVLDIQDKSLDDILQDMDYNTRRSIKQTYKMGVQMRDLSLDEFDQFFELFEMAADKHGFDYASIDYFKRQANTYGDQCRIVMSYINLSDYLNELQEELADVEGEYNQSKQALEEKPNHKKLKNKTAELEMRVGKIRKKIEDTETLKASDGEVLNLASAMFIHNAHELYYLSSGSNPKYKQFMAPYNMMWEMIQYAKELGLKRYNFYGVSGDFSEDSDDYGVLKFKKGFNPVVHEMIGDFEKPIRPILYKLYKLKTR, encoded by the coding sequence TTGAAGTTTTGTGAGTTAACGGTTAAAGAATATGATGGATTTGTAAATAATCATCTGAGTCATTATACACAGATGGGTCGTCATTATATGTATAGAGTGAATCACGATATGGAAGTATATCTTGTCGGGGTAAAAAAAGACGGTGAGGTTATTGCTGCGAGCTTGATAAATAGTGCTCACATTATGAGATTTTTTAAGTTTTTTTATTTGCAACGTGGTCCGGTAATGGATTATCAAGATGAATCAGTGGTGCAGTGCTTTTATGATGGGTTGACGGCATTTGCTAAAGAGAAAAAAGCAGTTTATGTATTATCAGATCCTTATATTGTACATCAGGTAAGAGATCATGATGGGAATATACTGGAATCTAAAAATACTAATCAATTTCTTCAACAAATGAAGTCATTAGGCTATCATCACCAAGGATTCCATGTTGGATATTCAATGAAGTATCAAGCGAGATGGTTATCTGTTTTGGACATTCAAGATAAATCATTAGATGATATCTTGCAAGATATGGATTACAATACGCGACGGAGTATTAAACAGACGTATAAAATGGGTGTTCAGATGAGAGACTTATCTCTTGATGAGTTTGATCAATTCTTTGAACTGTTTGAAATGGCTGCGGATAAGCACGGATTCGATTATGCAAGTATTGATTACTTTAAGCGACAGGCGAATACGTACGGTGATCAATGTCGTATCGTAATGAGCTATATTAATTTATCGGATTACTTAAATGAATTACAAGAGGAATTGGCTGATGTTGAAGGTGAGTATAATCAATCTAAGCAAGCGTTAGAAGAGAAACCAAATCATAAAAAGTTGAAGAATAAAACAGCTGAACTTGAGATGAGAGTAGGTAAGATTCGAAAGAAAATCGAAGACACTGAAACTTTAAAAGCATCAGACGGTGAAGTATTAAACCTTGCAAGTGCTATGTTCATTCACAACGCGCATGAACTGTATTACTTGTCGAGTGGATCTAATCCCAAGTACAAACAATTCATGGCACCTTACAATATGATGTGGGAAATGATTCAATACGCGAAGGAATTAGGGTTAAAGAGATATAATTTTTACGGTGTGTCAGGTGATTTTTCTGAAGACTCTGATGACTATGGTGTATTGAAGTTTAAGAAAGGCTTTAATCCAGTGGTTCATGAAATGATAGGAGACTTTGAAAAGCCAATTCGACCGATTTTATATAAACTATACAAACTGAAGACTCGATAA
- a CDS encoding 3-oxoacyl-ACP reductase, producing MKTVLVTGGARGLGKEIVTAMHDKGFNVVINYNKSKAAAEELVQQFGEDKALAYQADVTNREAVDEMVKAAVDQFGSIDVVVNNALIGFKFDPSTQKSFKDLSWEDYAQQIDGTMKAAFNVSQSVINQFIEQQDGAIISIGTNLFQNPVVPYHEYTSAKAGLLGMMRNIASELGQHGIRANMVSGGLLKTTDASSVTTPEVFELIANSTPLRKVTTPTDVANMVAYLASDEAKGVTGQNITVDGGLTMN from the coding sequence ATGAAAACAGTATTAGTCACAGGCGGTGCAAGAGGATTAGGGAAAGAAATCGTGACAGCCATGCATGACAAAGGATTCAACGTAGTCATTAATTACAACAAAAGTAAGGCAGCTGCAGAAGAACTTGTGCAACAGTTCGGTGAAGACAAAGCATTAGCTTATCAAGCAGACGTAACAAATCGTGAAGCAGTGGATGAAATGGTCAAAGCCGCTGTCGATCAATTCGGTTCAATTGACGTTGTGGTCAATAACGCACTCATTGGGTTCAAATTCGATCCTTCGACTCAGAAGTCATTCAAAGACTTATCATGGGAAGATTATGCACAACAAATCGACGGAACGATGAAAGCAGCATTCAATGTGAGTCAAAGCGTAATCAATCAATTCATCGAACAACAAGACGGTGCAATCATTAGTATCGGGACGAATCTATTCCAAAACCCAGTCGTACCTTACCACGAATATACATCAGCTAAAGCTGGTTTGTTAGGAATGATGCGTAATATTGCCAGTGAACTCGGACAACACGGCATCCGTGCTAACATGGTATCCGGCGGATTGTTGAAAACAACGGATGCTTCAAGTGTGACAACACCAGAAGTATTCGAACTCATCGCAAACTCTACACCACTTCGTAAAGTGACAACACCAACAGACGTTGCGAATATGGTCGCGTACTTAGCATCAGACGAAGCGAAAGGCGTTACAGGACAAAACATTACAGTAGACGGTGGATTGACGATGAATTAG
- a CDS encoding LLM class flavin-dependent oxidoreductase, with protein MKKQMHVGILIYGVGHHLAAWKMPDSQIERLGDISYYQQLAKTCERGKFDTIFFADNQALNATHDQVMPAMWLDPIVNLSAISQVTEHIGLVSTISGTFMNPYLSARQMLSLQHISKGRAGWNLVTSMTDEEAMNHSMNNLPNHADRYKKAREFGQLMNQLFTSWSEDDFICDKQNEQIIDHKNIRPINHEGEHFNVRGPLSTPNSKYGKPVAMQAGASDQGLKLAAEQADAVYSVSWNKKQAKRYRDRLDDAISSVNRTRPIKVFPGLVTYVGHTIEEAYDKKQQLDDLLDIESSLKMLEFFIQQDTSQWNLDDKVPELPPVEEFTGPKGRYETVLEIIKDKDPTVKELLGYLAAGGGHLTLIGTPKTIVDEMEQWLNEGIADGFNLMPPTLPNSLDDFVEMIIPELQSRGLFREDYDTKTLREHFGI; from the coding sequence ATGAAGAAACAAATGCATGTTGGCATATTGATTTACGGTGTTGGGCATCATCTAGCCGCTTGGAAAATGCCTGATTCACAGATCGAAAGACTAGGAGACATATCATACTACCAACAATTAGCTAAGACATGTGAACGAGGAAAATTCGATACAATTTTCTTTGCGGATAACCAAGCACTCAACGCAACACACGATCAAGTAATGCCTGCAATGTGGTTAGACCCTATTGTGAATTTGAGTGCCATTTCACAAGTGACAGAACACATTGGATTAGTCAGTACGATATCAGGGACATTTATGAATCCATACTTATCAGCTAGACAAATGCTTTCACTACAACATATCTCAAAAGGCAGAGCCGGATGGAATCTTGTCACTTCAATGACTGATGAAGAAGCGATGAACCATAGTATGAACAATCTTCCAAACCATGCTGACAGATATAAGAAAGCTAGAGAGTTTGGTCAATTGATGAATCAATTATTTACATCATGGTCTGAAGATGATTTCATTTGTGATAAACAAAATGAACAAATAATTGATCATAAAAACATTCGACCAATAAATCATGAAGGTGAGCATTTCAACGTCAGAGGACCACTTTCAACACCGAATTCAAAATACGGCAAACCTGTTGCGATGCAAGCCGGAGCATCTGATCAAGGATTAAAGCTTGCTGCTGAACAAGCAGATGCAGTATACTCCGTCAGTTGGAATAAGAAACAAGCGAAAAGATACCGTGATCGCTTAGATGATGCAATTTCAAGCGTCAACAGAACAAGACCAATAAAAGTTTTCCCAGGCCTTGTCACATATGTCGGACACACAATTGAAGAAGCATATGATAAAAAGCAACAACTGGATGATTTATTAGACATTGAAAGTTCGTTAAAAATGTTAGAATTCTTCATCCAACAAGATACATCACAATGGAATCTAGATGATAAAGTACCAGAATTGCCACCTGTTGAAGAATTCACTGGACCGAAAGGAAGATATGAAACCGTCCTTGAAATCATTAAAGATAAAGACCCAACAGTTAAGGAGCTTCTTGGATATTTAGCCGCAGGCGGCGGACATTTAACTCTGATTGGTACACCAAAGACAATCGTAGATGAAATGGAACAATGGTTAAATGAAGGCATTGCAGACGGATTCAATCTCATGCCACCAACATTGCCTAACAGTTTAGATGATTTTGTAGAGATGATCATTCCTGAATTACAATCACGAGGACTTTTTAGAGAGGACTATGATACGAAGACATTAAGGGAACATTTCGGAATCTAA
- a CDS encoding GNAT family N-acetyltransferase has protein sequence MEQFDALADEDDAYIFGIFISETGEHIGKLEFTILQRTGFDWAMFGYLIHNQYWNNGYGNEVLTAVDEIGKQLELHRIEAHVNPNHEISMKLIERNGFEYEGVRKSFIHENEQWNDYRVYVKVI, from the coding sequence ATTGAACAGTTTGATGCGTTAGCTGATGAAGATGATGCATATATATTTGGCATCTTTATCAGTGAAACAGGTGAACATATTGGAAAGTTGGAATTCACGATACTACAACGCACTGGATTTGACTGGGCGATGTTCGGTTATTTAATTCATAATCAATATTGGAATAATGGTTATGGCAATGAAGTGTTAACTGCAGTTGATGAGATCGGTAAGCAATTAGAATTGCATAGAATTGAAGCGCATGTGAACCCTAACCATGAGATTTCTATGAAATTGATTGAAAGAAATGGCTTTGAATATGAAGGTGTTCGAAAGTCGTTTATTCATGAAAATGAACAGTGGAATGATTATAGAGTGTATGTGAAGGTTATATAA
- a CDS encoding helix-turn-helix transcriptional regulator, whose translation MKNNVKIARLQCSMTQQQLAKKVGVTRQTIGLIEKGEYNPSLQLCISIAKSVSKTLDELFWEV comes from the coding sequence ATGAAGAACAATGTGAAAATTGCTAGACTACAATGTTCCATGACACAACAGCAATTAGCCAAGAAGGTTGGGGTGACTCGTCAGACAATTGGTTTGATTGAGAAAGGTGAGTATAACCCATCACTCCAATTATGTATATCTATCGCTAAATCCGTTAGCAAAACATTAGATGAATTATTTTGGGAGGTTTAA
- a CDS encoding alpha/beta hydrolase: MKWLKRVILGILLVFILMFIGFNFLIAYNYSAQITNLVPREQTVKNKESFLKEQDEEYISFKNEHNIQSVTVKSSKASHEIPVMYISTEESKGHVILIHGLGGTKETVFPVAKMFIKMGYSVVIYDQRNSGENKAPSNTFGLKESEDLIDVTQYVQKEFDSKQTIIWGESFGGATAAFASDDLSQTVDYMILDSPMSDGVKQINKEVKPISESTGIPLDYLNFLGDVGLKMREGIGFNQLNAADEIKDSTIPLLVLHNRKDSIVEFEDGVSLYKSSGADQKEFFEIKDSNHTEFIMDHPEKYQRIVEGFIK; this comes from the coding sequence TTGAAATGGTTAAAGAGAGTCATACTAGGTATTTTGTTAGTCTTTATTTTAATGTTTATTGGATTTAATTTTTTAATCGCTTATAATTACAGTGCACAAATAACAAATCTTGTCCCTAGAGAACAGACTGTTAAGAATAAAGAAAGTTTCTTAAAAGAGCAAGATGAGGAGTATATATCTTTTAAGAATGAGCATAATATTCAATCTGTTACCGTAAAATCATCGAAAGCATCCCATGAAATTCCTGTGATGTATATTTCAACAGAAGAAAGTAAAGGTCATGTGATTCTTATACATGGATTAGGTGGAACGAAAGAAACAGTATTTCCGGTGGCTAAAATGTTTATAAAGATGGGATATTCTGTCGTGATTTATGATCAACGAAACTCTGGTGAGAACAAAGCCCCATCAAATACATTTGGACTAAAAGAATCAGAGGATTTAATCGATGTAACCCAATATGTTCAAAAGGAATTCGATTCAAAACAAACAATCATTTGGGGAGAATCATTTGGCGGTGCAACTGCAGCTTTTGCAAGTGATGATTTGAGTCAAACAGTAGATTATATGATTTTAGATAGTCCGATGAGTGATGGAGTGAAGCAGATTAATAAAGAAGTGAAGCCAATCAGTGAATCAACGGGTATTCCGCTAGATTACTTGAACTTCTTAGGTGATGTAGGACTAAAGATGAGAGAAGGTATTGGCTTTAATCAGTTAAACGCAGCAGATGAGATTAAAGATTCGACGATTCCCTTACTCGTTTTGCATAACCGTAAAGATAGTATTGTTGAATTCGAAGATGGTGTGTCGTTATATAAATCTAGTGGTGCTGATCAAAAAGAATTTTTTGAAATCAAAGATTCGAACCATACGGAGTTTATTATGGACCATCCAGAGAAGTATCAAAGGATTGTGGAAGGGTTTATTAAATAA
- a CDS encoding c-type cytochrome codes for MSEFSEAEQEKIKLGHQLNTRTNTMLPENVGNNLSCTSCHAGAGRGENLNLIGVTKKYPQYKKREGRDVTLKERINGCFIRSMNGKEIDSDGEEMEAFISYYEYLSKNIESKDQYAFMTEKHKGDNIPIPDPDQGEQDFKRYNCISCHGSSGPTAAFRGPALWGKDSFNDGAGMSRFSNMQYYIKNYMPKGRGGTLTEQEASNIAAYILLQDRPKFTGVNKFPNGDKPDDYINEKTREALKKKYMKWSDFDRVQDE; via the coding sequence TTGAGTGAGTTTAGTGAAGCGGAACAGGAAAAGATTAAATTAGGTCATCAATTGAACACGAGAACGAACACAATGCTACCTGAAAATGTAGGAAATAATTTAAGTTGTACGAGTTGTCATGCAGGTGCTGGTCGTGGTGAGAATTTAAATCTGATTGGTGTCACAAAGAAATATCCGCAGTATAAAAAACGTGAAGGTCGTGATGTCACGTTAAAAGAGCGTATTAATGGGTGCTTTATCCGTAGTATGAATGGAAAAGAGATCGATTCAGATGGAGAAGAAATGGAAGCTTTTATTAGTTATTATGAATATTTGAGTAAAAATATAGAATCAAAGGATCAATATGCATTTATGACAGAGAAGCATAAAGGAGATAATATACCAATACCAGATCCTGATCAAGGTGAACAAGATTTTAAGCGATATAATTGCATCAGTTGTCACGGTTCGTCAGGCCCTACCGCAGCATTTAGAGGACCTGCACTGTGGGGGAAAGATTCATTCAATGATGGTGCGGGGATGTCGAGATTTTCGAATATGCAGTATTACATTAAAAACTACATGCCTAAAGGGCGTGGTGGGACGTTAACAGAACAAGAAGCGTCGAATATTGCGGCTTATATTCTATTGCAAGATCGTCCTAAATTTACTGGTGTGAATAAATTCCCTAACGGAGATAAACCAGATGATTATATTAATGAAAAAACACGTGAAGCGTTGAAGAAAAAATATATGAAATGGTCTGATTTTGACCGTGTACAAGATGAATAA
- a CDS encoding 5-methylcytosine restriction system specificity protein McrC, with the protein MMIYKSIVIKNIFYMLSYAYKVLNQNHYKKIELESFEHMSDLFAEILIKAVTKQLKQGLFKNYNEMTDSITTVRGKININKTFQNRVQRNQLITCEFDELSANNIYNQILKRSLLVLLYDYDVIEAKKVKIKRLLNYFEDIDAIELERIDWSQLEYHRNNGSYEMILNLCKILIESKLQSTESGELKFQMFTDDNMALLYERFVREYYKKHYPNYEITSTHINWRLDNKTEHKDFKLLPIMKSDIVITRGNKTLIIDTKFYTNILTDFQKFHSPNLYQIFTYVKNYDRDSKNEVAGMLLYAKTENDIDISSVYNMDGNNIYVKTIDLNQDFNHIKYQLDNVINEYFNL; encoded by the coding sequence ATGATGATCTATAAAAGCATAGTTATAAAAAATATTTTTTATATGCTAAGTTATGCTTATAAGGTTTTAAATCAAAATCACTATAAAAAAATAGAATTAGAATCATTTGAACATATGTCTGATTTATTTGCAGAAATTTTAATAAAAGCTGTAACTAAGCAGCTGAAGCAAGGTCTTTTTAAAAATTATAATGAAATGACTGATTCAATTACTACTGTTAGAGGAAAAATAAATATTAATAAAACATTTCAAAATAGGGTGCAAAGAAATCAATTGATAACTTGTGAGTTCGATGAATTATCAGCAAATAATATTTATAATCAAATCCTAAAAAGATCGTTACTCGTACTTTTATATGATTATGATGTTATAGAAGCTAAAAAGGTGAAAATAAAAAGGTTACTTAATTACTTTGAAGATATAGATGCGATAGAGCTAGAGCGTATTGATTGGAGTCAACTTGAATATCATCGTAATAACGGATCGTATGAAATGATTCTTAATTTATGTAAAATTTTAATTGAGAGTAAATTGCAATCTACCGAATCTGGTGAATTAAAGTTTCAAATGTTTACGGATGATAATATGGCGTTGTTATATGAACGTTTTGTACGAGAATATTATAAGAAGCACTATCCAAACTATGAAATTACATCTACCCATATTAATTGGAGATTAGATAATAAAACTGAGCACAAAGACTTCAAATTATTACCTATAATGAAAAGTGATATTGTAATCACTCGAGGAAATAAAACTTTAATTATAGACACGAAATTCTATACTAATATCCTGACAGATTTTCAAAAATTTCATTCGCCGAACTTATACCAAATTTTCACTTATGTAAAAAATTATGATCGAGATAGCAAAAATGAAGTAGCAGGTATGTTGTTATATGCAAAGACTGAAAATGATATAGATATATCCAGTGTTTATAATATGGATGGCAATAATATTTATGTAAAAACGATAGATTTAAATCAAGATTTTAATCATATTAAGTATCAACTTGATAATGTTATAAATGAATATTTTAATTTATAA
- a CDS encoding AAA family ATPase has translation MIGKFDWLPFYEEFSEVLYNYRDNQDELHEIIVDYFKEESLLSYLNFNHDEWWPEGKVIDPFSIFGIFNRGINDENRRKIIRHFIEVFNMSSHVPSDFDGIPRLNNMRAFYENKDNVMWELYIQAINYDKDSNNSDEFQQAFDNAIAVKGNGLTSITMGLYWVQPHNFLALDQLNCKYLMHEFGMDIKSNNMGYEEYINVIETVKSIKGDTSFFELSLDAYLNKESKDSSNQDRESDDKTSMDIIKEPQQTEDYVDRYNKEQFLDEVFLSEEDYETLTSLLYRKQNIILQGAPGVGKTFTAKRLAWSLIGSKDSSKIEMIQFHQSYSYEDFIMGYKPQGDGFVLKKGIFTTVCDKAINDPDHHYFLIIDEINRGNMSKIFGELLMLIEKDYREVEIKLPYNAEKFSVPKNLYIIGIMNTADRSLAMIDYALRRRFSFFEMKPGFDSEQFNNISINLNNSKFSKIIDLVKQLNEEIKLDSSLGSGFCIGHSYFLGKDNHKDETLKQIVQYDIIPILKEYWFDDEEKIVLWESRFRSILNDDL, from the coding sequence ATGATTGGAAAATTTGATTGGTTACCATTTTATGAAGAATTTTCTGAAGTACTATACAATTATCGTGATAATCAAGATGAATTACATGAAATTATTGTAGATTATTTTAAAGAAGAAAGTCTATTAAGTTATTTAAATTTTAATCATGATGAATGGTGGCCAGAGGGGAAAGTTATTGATCCTTTTTCTATTTTTGGGATTTTCAATAGAGGAATAAATGATGAAAATAGGAGAAAAATCATTAGACACTTTATAGAAGTTTTTAATATGAGTAGTCATGTTCCAAGTGACTTTGATGGAATTCCACGGCTTAATAATATGAGAGCTTTTTATGAAAATAAAGATAATGTGATGTGGGAACTGTATATTCAAGCAATAAACTATGATAAAGACAGTAATAATTCGGATGAATTCCAACAAGCTTTTGATAATGCCATAGCAGTAAAAGGTAATGGTTTAACGTCGATTACGATGGGATTGTACTGGGTTCAACCTCATAACTTTTTAGCATTAGATCAGTTAAATTGTAAATATTTAATGCATGAATTTGGAATGGACATAAAATCGAATAACATGGGTTATGAAGAATATATAAATGTAATAGAAACAGTAAAGTCTATAAAAGGTGATACCTCTTTCTTTGAATTATCACTCGATGCCTATCTGAATAAAGAAAGTAAAGACAGTTCTAATCAAGATAGAGAAAGTGATGATAAAACTTCAATGGACATAATCAAAGAACCACAACAAACTGAAGATTATGTTGATAGATATAATAAGGAACAGTTTTTAGATGAAGTATTCTTATCTGAAGAAGACTATGAAACCTTAACGAGTTTACTATATCGAAAACAAAATATAATTCTTCAAGGTGCACCTGGTGTAGGTAAGACTTTTACGGCTAAGCGTTTGGCATGGTCACTGATTGGTAGTAAAGATAGTTCAAAGATTGAAATGATACAGTTCCATCAAAGTTATTCATATGAAGATTTTATTATGGGATATAAGCCGCAAGGTGATGGATTTGTGTTAAAGAAAGGAATCTTTACGACAGTTTGTGATAAAGCAATTAATGACCCAGACCATCATTATTTTTTAATTATTGATGAAATCAATCGTGGTAATATGAGTAAAATATTTGGAGAATTATTAATGCTCATTGAAAAAGATTACCGTGAAGTAGAAATTAAACTTCCTTATAATGCTGAAAAATTTAGTGTGCCAAAAAACTTATACATTATCGGTATAATGAATACAGCTGATCGAAGTCTTGCCATGATTGATTATGCATTACGTAGACGATTTAGTTTTTTTGAAATGAAGCCTGGATTTGACTCAGAACAATTTAATAACATTAGTATCAATTTAAATAATAGTAAATTTAGTAAAATTATTGATCTTGTTAAACAATTAAATGAAGAAATTAAGCTTGATTCATCTCTCGGAAGTGGATTCTGTATAGGACATAGCTATTTCTTAGGGAAAGATAATCATAAAGATGAAACGTTAAAACAAATAGTTCAATATGATATCATTCCTATACTAAAAGAGTATTGGTTTGATGATGAAGAAAAAATCGTTTTATGGGAATCTAGATTTAGGAGCATCTTAAATGATGATCTATAA